Below is a genomic region from Isosphaeraceae bacterium EP7.
TCGCAGCCCATTTTCAGGAGACCCGGGGCGGCCGGGGTATAGTCTTCGATTCCGCCGGGCCCCATCGACTTGTTGAAGGAGAGGCCGGGCGTGAGAAGATGAAGGTTGTGGGTCTCGCTGTCCTGGTTGGTGAACCGGATCGTCTGACCGACCGAGATCGCCTGGATGCGAGGGACGAACTGGAGGCCGCTCTGGTTCACCAGCTTGACGTCGCCGGCCTGGCCTTTGGGTTCGTCTCGTTTCGGCGCGTCCTTGGATTCGAGGACGACCACCGCGGGGCTGACCGCGGGCGAGCAGACGTCGGGCATGGAGACCCGGCCACGAACCTCTCCGGCCGCCGCGGTCATCCCGCAGGCGAGCGCCAGGGCGAGTGCGAGCGGGAACGACGAGGTGGGAAAGGTCGGACGCATGGGGGTCGCTCGTGGACTGGGTCGCCCCGGGACCAGCCAGGTCCGGGGCGACAGAGGGTTGAGATCGAGTCTCAACTTCCGGTGATTATAGTCTCCGTCAAGGGGGGGGTCAAAGGGTGGGTGCTGAGGCAATGCGGATGGAGGACGAAATGGCGAACGCCGGAGCGACGGCCTACGAGGGGCCGATCACGTCGACCCCGTTCACGATCGGCGGCACGAAAATCCAACTGGCGAGGCCGGCCGACCCCGACCTGATGCTGGAAGCAGCCGACGTGCAGGCCTGGAACGCCCGCGACGACTACATGCCCTACTGGGCCTACCTCTGGCCAGGCTCCTACATGCTGGCCGATTGCCTGGGCCGGACGGCCGAGATCGGCCCGGGTGTCACCTGCCTGGAGATTGGCTGCGGCCTGGGCCTGGCGGGCCTGAAGGCCCTGGCGATGGGAGCCTCCGTCCACTTCACCGACTACGACTCGACCGCGCTCGCCTACGTGGCCCGCAGCATCGAAGAGTCCGGCCTGGACGCGACCCGGGCGACCTTCGAGCGCCTCGACTGGCGCGACCTGCCCGCCGATCGCCGCTACCAGGTGATTCTGGGGGCCGACGTCCTGTACGAGCGCCGGCTCGTCCCCCTGGTGGCCAACCTCCTGGCCCGGATGCTGGAACCAGGCGGCCTGGCGCTGCTGGCAGGCCCCTATCGGGTGGCAACCAAGGATCTACCCGAAGCCCTGAAAGCGGAGGGCCTGGTGTGCGAGGTCGCGGACATCGAGATCGAGTCGCCCGAGCTTGGACCGCTGCGGGGGGAGTTGCACACGGTGCGACGGCGGACCGTGGCGATGCCATCGGAACCGATTTAACCCTGGCGGTGATGGCGGTCAATTCCAGGTCGGTCCACGTCGGTTGTCGGGCCTCGAATTCATCTTCCGTCCGAAAGGCTTGGCGATGAGACCCGATGCCGGTTGATCCCGGAGCGAGTGTTCGTTTCACGGCTAACCTTCCCTCCTGGCAGCGGATAAGCTGGAACGACCGCTGAGATTGGGCAAAGTTTCGAGAACTGCTACGCACTCGGGCAGCTTGGCGAGCTTTCGCGGCGCGGAATCGACGCGCCGTCGCAGAACCGGGCTTTGTCAGGAAATACCGATGGCCTCACCCTGGCGTCTCTTATGGCTGGTCGTGCTGGGGTTCCATGCCGTCGCCGCCAGTGCTTGGTGGTGGCTGATGCCCGGCGGGTTTCCGGCCTGGCATCAGCGATTCTGGGCGAACGGCGTCGCCCCTCTGGTTGTGCTGTCGGCGGTGGTCCTGGCCGTCATGGCGGCGCGGCGCAAACGTTTGAGGGTGCTCAGTTTGACTCTCGCGGCGTTTCCCGCGTGCTGGGCCGCCGTGGCGGTCGCGGGCCGGGCGGCGTTTCCCATCACCCTGCAACGGATATTTGTGGTCCCTCTGGCGTGCGGGGTGGTGATGGGCCTCCTTTGGTGGCTCACCTTCAGGCGACAGCTCGCCGGGGAATCCGCACCGCCGAGACGGTCCTTGTGGACGGCCGTGCTCACGTCGGTGGCGTTCGGGGCCACGTTTCCGTTCCTGATCCGTGCTCCCGCGGCGGAGACACGCCCGACCGACATGGCGTTCCCCGATGTCGCTGGCGGGTCGACGACGCTGGAGGGGGGCGTCAGCCGCCGGCTGTTTGTGCACGGGGGCGACGGTTCGGTGACGGTGAAGGCGGGAGGATTGAACCTGTCGATCCAGCCGTTGCTGACCTTCATCAGCCGCTCGCCGGACGGCTGCCAGACGATCCTGGCCCCGGCCTCGCTGCGGGAAGGGCCGTCGAGGCGGCTCATCTCCGCTGAGCGGGTCGAGGGCGGTCTCTCGGCACTGTATCGGGAGGATTTCGATGCCTTGTTGCGCATTGAGCCGGACGACGGGTCCGGGCCGATCCGGCTGGAAACGCTCGCCTCATTGCCGCGCCGGATCGACTCGCACTTGAACTCCTTCTGCGATGTGGAGGTTTCCGGCCACAAACGGCTCGCGTTGTCGTTCTCGCCCTGCCCTAAACATCGCATCGAGGTTTTGCCCGCCGATTACCCGGTCGGGCGCCCGATCCGCCTGGCCTATCTGGACGATGCGGGCGGGTTCCACGTCGTGGAGGCTTCCAACAGCGAGAAAGGCCCCTTTCGCGAACTGGCCGGGGGTCGGCTCAAGCGAGGCGAGGTGCTGACGATCACCTTCCATGACGAGGGAAAGGCGGTCGCGAGCGTGACTCTGGACGACTGGTCTGCCCAGGTCGCCACGGCCCTGTCACCGACCGCTGGCTGGGGACTGCCGGTCAACGCGATCGAATTCAGCCGGGCGGGTAACGAGCCCAACGCCATGGCTGGCATCTACATCACCCTGGCGAGCACCTCCGTCGGGCGGGGCTGGGATAGCGTCGGCCACTATCCGGGCGTCTATCGCAATCGGTTGAGGATTGAAGATTTGAGGCAGAACAAGCCTGTTTCTCAATGACCGTTCTTGCGTCCGATTCTGGGACGATTCAGTTCGAGATGTGACTGTTTTTGCCGGATGGCATGGTCTCTGGCCGCAGGCCATTCCGCATGCAGTCTGCGTTGTCTGTCCTGCTTGTCCCAACCTCGTCTGGCGGAATTGCGATACGTATTCTCATAATCAATTAATGTTGATTATTGGGTGGATTTTGTTCGCAATCTATATACCCTTGGGAGTCGGCGGATCCATCGTCTTCTACTGGTCGAAGGATGCGGATTTCAAACGAGAGTGGTTTTCCTTGTGGAGTTGGTCGTCGAGCATTCTCTTTGCATTGATTTTAACCATCTTTCTATCGAGTGGTAAGTCATGGAAGTTTGGCGTGGGGGCACTGTGTCTCGCCGTTCCGTTCTGCAGCCTTATCGCCTGGCTTAAGGTCAGGACCACCAATTTCTGCGGCCGTTGCGGTGCGACTTCCTCCACCTGGGATTGGATGTCTACGGTCGGCAGATGTTCCAGGTGTGGGGCAGAATTCGACTCGACCCGGTAAGGCACCTGCAGGAAACTCGGCCGATCCAATGAGTTCTGTCGGCGAATGAAACGAGAGTTCGTCGATCAGAAGACATATCGGGCCGAATCACGATCGAGGTAGAGGCGGGCGCCGGGGTGGCGGCGGAGGGCGGTGGCGGGGCACGATTCGTGGATCGGGCCTTGCAAGGTAGCTCGGACGGCCTCGGCCTTGAGGGGGCCGGGGACGACGACGGAGACGATCGGGGCCGATAGCAGGGCCGGGACGGTGAGCGTGTAGGCGTGGGTCGGGACGTCGTCCAGCGTGGCGAAGCAGCCGTCGTGGACTTGCTGGGTCCGGCAAGGCTCGTCGAGGCGGACGACCTTGACCAGGACGGGGTCGAGGAAGTCGGCCACGGGCGGGTCGTTGAAGGCGAGGTGCCCGTTCTCGCCGATGCCGGCGCAGACGACGTCGGTCGGGTTGGCCTTCAAGGCGGCCTCATAAGCCAGGGCCACGGCGAGTGGGCTGACGGTGGACTCGCCGGGGATCAGGTGGAGACGGTCGGAAGGCAGGCCGACGGGCTCGAAGCAGTGCTCGCGGAGGTAGCGGCGGAACGAGGCGGGATGGTCGGGACCGAGGCCCAGGTACTCGTCCATGTGATAGCCGTCGACCTTCGACCAGTCGACCGAAGGGTCGGAGACGAGGGCGGCGAGCATCTCGTCCTGGCTGGGGGCGGCGGCGAAGATGACGTTGGCGTGGCCCGCCGCGCGGATCCGGTCGCCGATGGCCTGGGCGACGTGAGCCGCGGCGGCCCGGCCCATCTCGGCCCGGTCTTCGAAGACGAGGACGTGGAGCGAGTCGACGCGGAATTCGGCGACGGGGCGTGGGGGCTGGCTCATCGACCGGTTGACCTTCGGGTTCGGGGGGCGCCTTAAGGCCGGCCAGCGTATCGGCGCCCCCTGCGCAGGACAAGGGTCAGGCCGAAGTGCGTCGTTCAGCCTGCCCCCAGTCGCGGGCGTCCCGAGTTCGTTCAGAAAGAGTCGGCGCTGAGGACCTCGTTCCCCCTGCGGGTCGAGAGCGCCTGGTAGACCTGGGGGACGGAGGAGCCAATGTGGGGCTCGCCGCAGTCGATGCCGTAGGCGATGCCGATCGGGTCGCCATTGACGTTGTTCACGTCGATCGGCCAGGACGAGATGGTCTCCTTGATGAACCGGACGGAGCCGTCGACCATCGAGAAATTGGCGCCGCCGGGGTGGAAGCTGGAGGCCGCCTGGAGGGGGACCCAGTACCAGCCACTATTGACGATTTGATCGCGGTATTTCTTGTGGCCGTTGATGGGGTAACTGGTGTCGAACATGGTGTCGGTCCAGTAGCCCGAGTGCCACCACTGGAAGCCTGTCCGGTCGGATTGGGCGATGACACCGCGGGCGTGCTCGCCGAATAGGAGCGTGTTGCTGGTGCCGTCGGAGATTTCTGCGAGACTGACCGTCCCCTGATCGAAGATTGTGCCATTCATGGCGCTTCGATAGGTCGGCAGGCAGGCGCGGGTGACGGTGTAGAAGGTGTCACCCCAGTAGCTCCCACGGTTGCCGACGTAGCTGCTGAACTTCTGGGTGATGCTGGGGGGTGTGTAGCCGTAATAGGCCTGGTCGAGCGCCAAGCTCTCCGAAGAGACCGGGTCGCTCGGGCACCACAGGCCCAAGATCCCCACGCCGGCGACCGTGACGTTTGACGGCGATCCGATAAACAGGTTGAAGTTGAACGCGTTGTAGGCCTGCGCCTGTTCCAGGGTGGGGGCCAGCAAGACGAGGGCGTTGATGCCCAGCCCATAGGTCGTGGCACCGTCGGTGCGCAGCGAGAAGTGGCCCGAGGGCAGGGCTCCGGTCTGAGACTCGTAGTTGGCGGCGGCCAGGGCAAGTTGCTTGAGATTGTTGACGCACTGCGAGCGCCGGGCGGCCTCGCGTGCCGACTGGACGGCGGGCAGCAGGAGGGCGATGAGAACCGCGATGATGGAGATGACGACGAGGAGCTCGATCAGCGTGAACCCGGGAGGGCGCCGCGTTCGGCGGGTGAGGTTCATGGGGAGGCCTCGGATGTTCGAAGGGGCTAACCGTAACCGGAGTGATGGCCTCGGTGAAGTCAGGACCGGGCGGGTTGTGACGTGATGATGGGAGGTGAAGTGAGGTGGGGCGGGGTCTCAGCGGCCCGGGCCGCGTGAGGTGGATCGGATTGGCGGTCCCGGGGGATTCGCCGCGTTTCGGCCGACCCCTCTTGCCTTGGAGTTCGTGATTGAGACAGGTTTACGGGAAATGCCCTTGGAATCGGCGATTGACTTGGACTTGCCGAGATCGATCGTCCCCACCTCGCTCTCGCCGCAGCCGATCGACACGGTCGCGAAGATCAGGGCGAGGTACGGGGCTCCGGGGCGCTTTCTGAGCGTTGGCATCGGGGGTGTCCTGGAATGTCTCTCGGGGTTGGGAGAGATTCCAACGAGAGAGGCAAGCCTCTTCTGAGAACTGGAGGCAGTTTACCCGCGAATCCGACCGGATGAGAAGGAGGTTTCAAAATCCACTTCAAATCCATCCCCGAAAGCCCCGTGCTTCACCTCGCGCGCAATGTTCAGTCGACGCCCAGGAATCGGCCGCCATCCACCCGGTAGCATGCGCCGGTGACAAAGTCGGAGCCTTCCAGGAGGAAGAGGATCATCCGGTTGGCGTCTTCGGGGGTTCCCAGGCGGTGCAGGGGGGTGGCGTCGAGGACGGCGGTCCGATCGGACTCGGAGAGGTGGGGAGGTGGGTCGATCATGGCGGGCTGGACCATGGTGACGGCGATCTCGGGGGCAAGCTCTTTGGCAAGGGCCAGGGTGAAGGTGGTCAGGCCCCCCTTGGCGGCGAGGTAAGGGAGGTAGTCGCGGTAGGGGCGATCGGTGGCCCAGTCGCCCACCTGGACGATCTTCCCCTTGATGCCGTCAACGGCGGGCTGCCGTCGCATCTGGCGGGCCGCGGCGATGGCCGCGTGGTAGGGGGCGGCCAGATTGGCCGCGAGCATCGCGTCGAAGTCGGCGGCGGTCAAGTCGTCGAACGGAGTCTTCTTGTAGACGCTGGCCATGTTCACGAGGATGTCGATCCGGCCGAGGGACGCGACGACCTGCGTGATGGCGGCGTCGGCCTGGTCGGCGCGGGAAAGGTCGGCCTGCACTGTCAGGGCCCGGCGTCCCCGGGCTTCGACGGTCTCGGCGGTGCGTTCGATGGCTTCGCGGCTGGTGTGGTAGGTCAGCGCGACGTCGACGCCGCGGTCGGCGAGCATCAGGGCCAGTTGGCCGCCGACTCGTCGACCGCCCGTGATGAGGGCGACCTTACCCTGAAGGTTCAAAGCCCACCCCAGGGGGTGTCGGCGACGCCGGCCTCGTGGTTGATGCTACGGGCCATCACGAACAGGTAGTCGCTCAGGCGGTTGAGGTAGACGATGACGTCGTCGGAGACCTGCTCCTCGGGTTTGTTGCGCAGGGCGACGACCAGTCGCTCGGCGCGGCGGCAGACGGTGCGGGCCAGGTGCACCTGCGCGGCGGCGGCGGTGCCGCCGGGGAGGATAAACTGAGTGAGCGGAGGCAGGCCGGCCTCCATCTCATCGATCTGGCCCTCCAGTCGGATCGCGTGGGCCTCCTTGATGGCGTTGTAGAACCGACCTTCGGGGTCGGGGTCGGCCAGTGCGGATCCGACGGCGAAGAGGTCGTCCTGGACGGCGGCGAGCCAGCCGTCCAGGCTTGAGGAGACCCCAGCAGCTCGGGCCAGGCCGAGGACGGCGTTCAGCTCGTCGACGGTGCCATAGGATTCGATCCGGGCGTCGTCCTTGGAGACCCGGCCGCTGCCGAGCAGGCCGGTCATGCCCTTGTCGCCGGTCTTCGTGTAGATCTTCATGCGTTCGCCGAGGGGGGGGCGCCGGGCCTTGGCGAGCGCCCGGCGATGGATTTATACTTGGCACGCTCGGGGCCGCGACGGACGAGACTCGCCGCGCAGCCCGACCCGACAGACCCCGACGGAGCCACTCGCCATGCTTTCCATCCTCGTCGCAGCGGCCATTGTCGCGGCCGAACCCCAGGGGCCGCCCGCCGCCGAGCCGGCCTTGCCTGCCGCCGAGGTAGCCAAGCTTGAGTCCAAGCACCTGCGGAATATCCGCCAGGTCACCAGGGGCTTCGCCAGGGCTGGCGAGGGCTATTTCCGGCCCGATGCGAAGGCCATTATCTTCCAGGCCAACGATCCCGACAAGCAGGATTACCAGATCTACACCCAGGACCTGGCCGAAGGGGCCAAGCCTCAGCTCGTCTCCACCGGCGAGGGGAAGTGCACCTGCAGCTACTACCACCCCGACGGCAAGTCGATCCTGTTCGCGTCGACCCACCTCGACCCTGCCTTGAAGGAGGGAATCCCCAAGCCCGCCACCAAGACGGGGCCGGCTTACAGCCGATCCGAGCGGTACAAGTGGGAATTCGACCCGCAGATGGACATCTTCAAGGCTGATCTTGACGGGAAGAATCTCGTCCGGGTGACCGACACGCCGGGCTATGACGCCGAAGGGAGCTACTCGGCCGACGGCAAGCAGATCATCTTCACGTCGTTCCGCGACGGCAATGCCGAGATCTACATCATGGACGCCGACGGCACCAACCCCAGGCGGATCACCGACGCCAAGGGATACGACGGCGGCCCTTTCTTCAGCCCCGACGGCAAGAAGATCATCTACCGCAGCGACCGCAAGGAGAACGACCTCCTCCAGCTCTTCATCAACACCCCCGACGGCAAGAACGAGAAGCAGCTCACCGACAACAAGGCCGTGAACTGGGGCCCCTACTTCCACCCAAACAGCCGCCACATCCTGTACTCGACGAGCATCCACGGGCATAGCAACTACGAGATCTACCTGATGGACACCGAGACCGGCCAGCAGGAGCGGATCACCTACCGCGAGGGGTTCGACGGGCTCCCTGTCTTCAGCCCCGACGGCAAGAAGGTGCTCTGGACCTCGAAGGGTCGCAACCCCGAGAACACCAGCCAGCTCTTCATCGCCGACTTCGAGCTCGAGCCGTCGGCCACCGCCGCCCGCTGATCCCTCTCCCCTCTCCCACTCGAGCGATTCGACATGACGGCCAAAGACCTGATCGATCAAGGTTTGGCGCGGAGCGAGTTCTTCCTGGAGAAATACCTGGAAGGGCTCGACGACGCCGACCTGACGCTGGTGCCGATCGAGGGGATGAACCCGATCGCCTGGCAGCTCGGGCACCTGATCTCGACCGACACCAGGCTCCTGGAAATGATCAGGCCAGGCGCGGCCCTGCCGCCCGGATTTGCCGAGGCCCACCCGCGCGACCCGTCCGCATCATCCGGGGCGTTCCTGACCAAGGCCGAATACTTCGACCTGCACGGGAAGGTGCGGGCCGCCACCCGCGCGGTCCTGGAGACGATGGACGACGCCGGGCTGGACACGCCCAGCCCCGAGGCCGTCCGCAAGAACTTCCCGCTGGTGGGCAACATGCTGAATCTGATGGGCCAGCATGCCGTCCTCCACGCCGGCCAGTTCGTCGCGGTCCGACGGGCCCTCAAGAAGCCGATCGCGTTCTGAGGCCTTGAAAAACACCCCCGCCCGGCGCGGACGGATTCGCGCGGGCGGGCGGCTCAGAAGACGAGGTCGGCCACGCCGACGACGAGCAGGCCCATGCTGATGGCGACGTTGACCTGGAAGAAGGCGACGTTGACCCGCGTCAGGTCATCGGGCCTGACGATGGCGTGCTCGTACACGAGCAGGAGCGCCACCGCGGCCACGCCGCTGAAGTAGATCGTGCCCAGCGGATAAGCCAGGCCCAGGGCCACGAGCGCCACGACGGTCAGGGCGTGGCAGGCCGCCGCCAGGCGCAGGGCGTTGGCGATGCCGATGCGTCCGGGGATTGAATGCAGGCCGGCGCCGCGGTCGAACTCGGCGTCCTGGCATGCGTAGATGATGTCAAAGCCGGCCACCCAGAACAGCACGGCCAGGCCGAGCAGGACCGGCGACCAGGCGATGTCGCCCCGCAGGGCGATCCAGGCCGCCACCGGTGAGAGCATAAGCGCGAAGCCCAGCCAGAAATGTGCCAGGCTGGTGAATCGCTTGGCATACGAGTATCCCAGCAGCCAGAGCAGGACCGGCACGGCCAGGATGATGGGCCAGCGGTTGGGCAGGAACAGGAGCGTCGAGGCAACGAATGCGATCGAGCTGAGCAACGTAAAGCTCGCCACCGCGCTGGCCGACAGCAACCCGGCGGGAATATGGCGCCCGGCCGTGCGCGGATTCCTGGCGTCGATCTCGCGGTCCGCCCAGCGATTGAACGCCATCGCCGCGGTCCGGGCCGTGGCCATGCACAGGAGGATGCCAATCCAGTCGCGGGGCCGCCCACGCCAGCCGTCCGGGCCGTGGGCCGCCAGGGCGGCGCCCAGCAAGGCGAACGGGAGCGCGAAGAGGGTGTGGCTGAAACGGACGAGCGAGAGATAGTCGCTGAGTCGCAAGGCTTTGCCTGATAGACGGGTGTGGCGGGCGATCGGACTTGCCGGATGCTAACCGGATCGCCGCCCGGCCGTCCAGGACTCGGGTTGCCCGAGTCCACAGTCGCCCCATCCTTCGGGGCGGATCGAGGGCAGACCTGGCCCTTCGGTACGGGCGTCGACTTCTTGCGGGATGAGCGGAGATTCGGCCATATAGGTACCCAGTGATCGATTTCGACTCAACATGGAGATGAATGGATGAGCAGCCCCAAATATCGGCGAATCTCCAAGGATGACGCCGCGGTCCTCTTCGTGGACCATCAATGCGGGCTCACCGCGCTGGTGCAGGACTACTCGCCCTCGGAGTTCAAAAACAGCGTCCTGGCGCTGGCCGACATCGCCAGTTATTTCAAGCTTCCGACCATCCTGACGACCAGCTTCGAGGAAGGCCCCAACGGTCCGCTCGTGCCCGAATTGAAGTCGATGTTCCCCGACGCGCCTTATATTGCCCGCCCCGGGCAGATCAATGCCTGGGATAACGAGGATTTCGTCAACGCCGTGAAGGCGACCGGCCGGAAGCAGCTGATCATCGCCGGGATCGTGACCGAGGTCTGCGTGGCCTTCCCGGCGCTCTCGGCGATCGAGGCGGGCTACGAGGTCTTCGTCGTCACCGACGCCTCGGGGACGTTCGACAAGGCGAGCCGTGACGCCGCCTGGCTGCGGATGTCGGCCGCGGGCGTGCAGCTCGTCAACTGGTTCGCCGCGGCTTCCGAGCTTCATCGCGACTGGCGCAATGACGTCGAGGGCTTCGGCAAGCTCCTCATCGACCACACGCCCATCTACATGGCACTGATGACGGCACACAATAGCCGGAAGCAGGCTTGATCGCGGAGCGTCAAAACGAGATTCGCGTCGCCCTGCCATCGGGCAGGGCGACGCGAATTGATGAATCAAGCACATGCTCGGGCGTTTGAACGTAACGTGCTCAAACGTCGGCGCTCGCGCGTCCAGGGGGGTGCCGGCGGTTCAGATCCGGTCCCAGGCGTCGCGGGTGGCGTGCTTGGCCTTTTCCCAGCCCAGCTTGGTGTTGTGCTTGGTCGCTTCCCAGCCGGACTTCAACTCGGCCTCGGCGTCCTGGAAGCTGGTGTGGGCGGACTTGGCGCGGGATTCCCAGCCGTACTGATAGGCGGGCGCGTAGTCGTCGTAGGTCGCGTCCGAGGAGGCATAGGGACGAGACTTGTAATTTTCGCGCCAGTAGGACGCCTCGGCGGTCGGGTCGATCGATTCGGCGACGCCCTTGCCGGCGAGGCCGCCAGCGACGGCACCGACGACCGCGCCGATGGCCGCACCAACCGGGCCGGCCGCCATGCCGATGGCCGCACCGGCCGCGCCGGCGCCAGCCGCGCCCAGGCCGGTGCCGACCGGGTGCGCACCCGGCTCACCGGTGATCGGGTCGCGGTTTTCGTCACGGTTCTTATCTTCGGGATTGATGGCCATGAGTCGGCTCCGAGAGAGGAGGGGCGAATCTGCATTCACGGCAGGTGGAATTGCAAATGGAGTGCCACAGGAGGTTTCTGGTCGCGTGTGTCAAATCGGGGACGGTTATTGACCGGGATGCCCATTCGGGTGGACAATCGTACCCGACCGACCGTCGGGGCGCCGCCGCGGGCGACGCAGTCGAAATGGCCCTTCGATGCCGAGCGGGGCCGGTCCCTCGATCCAGGCACCTCGACCACATGCTGGCCAAGCTCAGCTCGTATACGCTCATCGGCATTGATGCCGCCCCGGTTGCCGTCGAGGTCGACGTCTCGTCTTCGTCGATGCCCAAGACTGTTCTTGTCGGGCTGGCCGAGGCGGCCGTCCGCGAGAGCACGCATCGGGTGGAGCGGGCGCTGGTCAACTCGGGCTACCGACGGCCCGACGACCGCGTGATCATCAACCTGGCCCCGGCGGACATCAAGAAGGACGCGGGAGGGCTCGACCTGCCCATCGCGCTGGGCCTCTTGATCGGAAGCGGCCAGGTGCGCTGCGATCGACCGGGCCGGTTCGCGGTGATCGGCGAGCTAGCGCTCGACGGCCAGACCCGGGCCATCAAGGGGGCCCTGGCGATGGCCCTGACGGCGTCGTCCGAAGGGATCGACGGGCTCCTCGTCCCCGAGGCCAACGCGGCCGAGGCCGCGGTCGTCGAAGGGTTGCCCATCTACGCGGTCGGCAGCCTGGCGCAGGCGGTTGGCTTCCTTTCCGGCCAACTCGACCTGGAGCCGACGCGGGTCGACCTGGACGACGTCTTCACCCGGCTGGCACGCTACGAGGAAGACTTCGTCGACGTCAAAGGCCAGGACTACGCCAAGCGTGCCCTCCTGATCGCGGCCA
It encodes:
- a CDS encoding methyltransferase domain-containing protein; translation: MANAGATAYEGPITSTPFTIGGTKIQLARPADPDLMLEAADVQAWNARDDYMPYWAYLWPGSYMLADCLGRTAEIGPGVTCLEIGCGLGLAGLKALAMGASVHFTDYDSTALAYVARSIEESGLDATRATFERLDWRDLPADRRYQVILGADVLYERRLVPLVANLLARMLEPGGLALLAGPYRVATKDLPEALKAEGLVCEVADIEIESPELGPLRGELHTVRRRTVAMPSEPI
- a CDS encoding glucosamine-6-phosphate deaminase, with amino-acid sequence MSQPPRPVAEFRVDSLHVLVFEDRAEMGRAAAAHVAQAIGDRIRAAGHANVIFAAAPSQDEMLAALVSDPSVDWSKVDGYHMDEYLGLGPDHPASFRRYLREHCFEPVGLPSDRLHLIPGESTVSPLAVALAYEAALKANPTDVVCAGIGENGHLAFNDPPVADFLDPVLVKVVRLDEPCRTQQVHDGCFATLDDVPTHAYTLTVPALLSAPIVSVVVPGPLKAEAVRATLQGPIHESCPATALRRHPGARLYLDRDSARYVF
- a CDS encoding DUF1559 domain-containing protein, with protein sequence MNLTRRTRRPPGFTLIELLVVISIIAVLIALLLPAVQSAREAARRSQCVNNLKQLALAAANYESQTGALPSGHFSLRTDGATTYGLGINALVLLAPTLEQAQAYNAFNFNLFIGSPSNVTVAGVGILGLWCPSDPVSSESLALDQAYYGYTPPSITQKFSSYVGNRGSYWGDTFYTVTRACLPTYRSAMNGTIFDQGTVSLAEISDGTSNTLLFGEHARGVIAQSDRTGFQWWHSGYWTDTMFDTSYPINGHKKYRDQIVNSGWYWVPLQAASSFHPGGANFSMVDGSVRFIKETISSWPIDVNNVNGDPIGIAYGIDCGEPHIGSSVPQVYQALSTRRGNEVLSADSF
- a CDS encoding SDR family NAD(P)-dependent oxidoreductase, yielding MNLQGKVALITGGRRVGGQLALMLADRGVDVALTYHTSREAIERTAETVEARGRRALTVQADLSRADQADAAITQVVASLGRIDILVNMASVYKKTPFDDLTAADFDAMLAANLAAPYHAAIAAARQMRRQPAVDGIKGKIVQVGDWATDRPYRDYLPYLAAKGGLTTFTLALAKELAPEIAVTMVQPAMIDPPPHLSESDRTAVLDATPLHRLGTPEDANRMILFLLEGSDFVTGACYRVDGGRFLGVD
- a CDS encoding cob(I)yrinic acid a,c-diamide adenosyltransferase encodes the protein MKIYTKTGDKGMTGLLGSGRVSKDDARIESYGTVDELNAVLGLARAAGVSSSLDGWLAAVQDDLFAVGSALADPDPEGRFYNAIKEAHAIRLEGQIDEMEAGLPPLTQFILPGGTAAAAQVHLARTVCRRAERLVVALRNKPEEQVSDDVIVYLNRLSDYLFVMARSINHEAGVADTPWGGL
- a CDS encoding DinB family protein, with protein sequence MTAKDLIDQGLARSEFFLEKYLEGLDDADLTLVPIEGMNPIAWQLGHLISTDTRLLEMIRPGAALPPGFAEAHPRDPSASSGAFLTKAEYFDLHGKVRAATRAVLETMDDAGLDTPSPEAVRKNFPLVGNMLNLMGQHAVLHAGQFVAVRRALKKPIAF
- a CDS encoding UbiA-like polyprenyltransferase → MRLSDYLSLVRFSHTLFALPFALLGAALAAHGPDGWRGRPRDWIGILLCMATARTAAMAFNRWADREIDARNPRTAGRHIPAGLLSASAVASFTLLSSIAFVASTLLFLPNRWPIILAVPVLLWLLGYSYAKRFTSLAHFWLGFALMLSPVAAWIALRGDIAWSPVLLGLAVLFWVAGFDIIYACQDAEFDRGAGLHSIPGRIGIANALRLAAACHALTVVALVALGLAYPLGTIYFSGVAAVALLLVYEHAIVRPDDLTRVNVAFFQVNVAISMGLLVVGVADLVF
- the ycaC gene encoding isochorismate family cysteine hydrolase YcaC yields the protein MSSPKYRRISKDDAAVLFVDHQCGLTALVQDYSPSEFKNSVLALADIASYFKLPTILTTSFEEGPNGPLVPELKSMFPDAPYIARPGQINAWDNEDFVNAVKATGRKQLIIAGIVTEVCVAFPALSAIEAGYEVFVVTDASGTFDKASRDAAWLRMSAAGVQLVNWFAAASELHRDWRNDVEGFGKLLIDHTPIYMALMTAHNSRKQA